The following proteins come from a genomic window of Bradyrhizobium paxllaeri:
- a CDS encoding long-chain fatty acid--CoA ligase, with amino-acid sequence MERIWLKQYPAGVPADIDVNQYSSLVELLEESFKKFADRKAFICMDKSISYRDLDDMSAALGAYLQSKGLQKGARVALMMPNVLQYPVSTAAVLRAGYAVVNVNPLYTPRELEHQLKDSGAEAIIVLENFATTVQQVIARTSVKHVIVGSMGDLLGFKGVIVNLVVRKVKKMVPAWSIPGAVSFNEALGAGRSLKLSKPQLTRDDVAFLQYTGGTTGVSKGATLLHRNILANVLQNDAWLQPALKKPPHVEQLFIVCALPLYHIFALTACFLLAMRAGGVNLLIPNPRDMPGFIKELQKYQVNSFPAVNTLYNGLLNTPGFDKLDFSKLKTSFGGGMATQKPVAEKWLKVTGCALSEGYGLSETSPTLTCNPADTDQFSGSIGIPVPSTYLSIRDDDGKEVPLGEAGEICAKGPQVMAGYWNRPEETANVMTADGFFRTGDIGVMDERGYTKIVDRKKDMILVSGFNVYPNEIEEVIASHPGVLECAVIGVADAKSGEAVKAFIVKKDQNLSADDVIKFCTTQLTAYKVPKQIEFRTDLPKTNVGKILRRELRDEKKAAA; translated from the coding sequence ATGGAGCGGATCTGGCTCAAGCAATATCCGGCCGGCGTACCAGCCGATATCGACGTCAACCAGTACTCGTCGCTCGTTGAGCTGTTGGAAGAGAGCTTCAAGAAGTTCGCCGACCGCAAGGCGTTCATCTGCATGGACAAGTCGATCAGCTACCGCGACCTCGACGATATGTCGGCCGCGCTTGGCGCCTACCTGCAGAGCAAGGGCCTGCAGAAGGGCGCCCGCGTCGCGCTGATGATGCCGAACGTGCTGCAATACCCGGTGTCGACCGCCGCCGTGCTGCGCGCCGGCTATGCTGTCGTGAACGTCAACCCGCTCTACACCCCGCGTGAGCTCGAGCATCAGCTCAAGGATTCCGGCGCCGAGGCGATCATCGTGCTGGAGAACTTTGCCACCACGGTGCAGCAGGTGATCGCGAGGACGTCCGTCAAGCACGTGATCGTCGGCAGCATGGGCGACCTGCTCGGCTTCAAGGGCGTGATCGTCAACCTCGTGGTGCGCAAGGTGAAGAAGATGGTGCCGGCCTGGTCGATCCCGGGCGCGGTCTCGTTCAACGAGGCGCTCGGCGCCGGCCGCAGCCTGAAGCTCAGCAAGCCGCAGCTCACGCGCGATGACGTCGCCTTCCTGCAATATACCGGCGGCACCACCGGCGTTTCCAAGGGCGCGACGCTGCTGCACAGGAACATCCTCGCCAACGTGCTGCAGAACGACGCCTGGCTGCAGCCGGCGCTGAAGAAGCCGCCGCATGTCGAGCAGCTCTTCATCGTCTGCGCGCTGCCGCTCTATCACATCTTCGCGCTGACGGCCTGCTTCCTGCTGGCGATGCGCGCCGGCGGCGTCAACCTCCTGATCCCGAACCCGCGCGACATGCCGGGCTTCATCAAGGAGCTGCAGAAATACCAGGTCAACAGCTTCCCGGCGGTCAACACGCTCTACAACGGCCTGTTGAACACGCCCGGCTTCGACAAGCTCGACTTCTCCAAGCTGAAGACCTCGTTCGGCGGCGGCATGGCGACGCAGAAGCCGGTCGCCGAGAAGTGGCTGAAAGTCACCGGCTGCGCGCTGTCGGAAGGCTATGGCCTGTCCGAGACCTCGCCGACGCTGACCTGCAATCCCGCCGACACCGACCAGTTCTCCGGCTCGATCGGCATCCCGGTGCCCTCGACCTATCTCTCGATCCGCGACGACGACGGCAAGGAAGTGCCGCTCGGCGAAGCCGGCGAGATCTGCGCCAAGGGTCCGCAGGTGATGGCCGGCTACTGGAACCGACCGGAAGAAACCGCGAATGTGATGACCGCGGACGGCTTCTTCCGCACCGGCGACATCGGCGTGATGGACGAGCGCGGCTACACCAAGATCGTCGACCGCAAGAAGGACATGATCCTGGTCTCGGGCTTCAACGTCTATCCGAACGAGATCGAGGAAGTGATCGCGAGCCATCCGGGCGTGCTGGAATGCGCCGTGATCGGTGTTGCGGATGCGAAGTCCGGCGAGGCGGTGAAGGCCTTCATCGTCAAGAAGGACCAGAACCTCTCGGCCGACGACGTCATCAAGTTCTGCACCACGCAGCTCACCGCCTACAAGGTACCCAAGCAGATCGAGTTCAGGACCGACCTGCCGAAGACCAATGTCGGCAAGATCCTGCGCCGCGAACTGCGCGACGAGAAGAAGGCCGCGGCCTGA
- the rnhA gene encoding ribonuclease HI, which produces MSELPHVTVFTDGACSGNPGPGGWGAILRFGDKEKELKGGEAHTTNNRMELMAAISALEALKKPCVVDLTTDSQYVRQGITGWIHGWKKNGWRTADKKPVKNVELWQRLDAALKPHQVRWHWIKGHAGHAENERADQLAREGVAMARLQERVGK; this is translated from the coding sequence TTGAGCGAATTGCCTCACGTCACCGTTTTTACCGACGGCGCCTGTTCGGGCAATCCCGGTCCGGGCGGCTGGGGCGCCATCCTGCGGTTCGGCGACAAGGAGAAAGAGCTGAAGGGCGGCGAGGCGCACACCACCAACAACCGCATGGAGCTGATGGCGGCGATCTCGGCGCTGGAAGCGCTGAAGAAGCCCTGCGTGGTCGATCTCACCACCGACAGCCAATATGTGCGCCAGGGCATCACCGGCTGGATCCATGGCTGGAAGAAGAACGGCTGGCGCACCGCGGACAAGAAGCCGGTCAAGAATGTCGAACTATGGCAGCGCCTCGACGCCGCGCTGAAGCCGCACCAGGTCCGCTGGCACTGGATCAAGGGTCACGCCGGCCACGCCGAAAACGAGCGCGCCGATCAGCTGGCGCGCGAGGGTGTCGCGATGGCGAGGTTGCAGGAGAGGGTGGGGAAGTAG
- a CDS encoding D-alanyl-D-alanine carboxypeptidase family protein yields the protein MHLLRPLLRSPSLTWILVAAALAVVTPRAAHAEALLVVEADTGKVLQADNATMPWYPASVTKIMTAYVTLKAVKEGRLSLDTLLTVSPVAAAESPSKMGFPPGTQVTVDNALKMMMVKSANDMAVVLAEGVGGSVDGFSGMMNQTARKLGMTQTSYVNPNGLPADGQVTSARDLAMLARAYIRDLPEYEYFMHIPSIRYGRRVTQNFNKLIGRYPGADGFKTGFICASGYNLVASATRNGKRLIAVVLGSSSGHARAVRAAQLLERGFGGGLGWLKPALGTVDSLVPVDATPPNLREEMCGGKRKRPATDEDPDVVASNGNASTGETAVSFFTAGLQHPIKPADLLAAAAEPSEPVPVYTGPTKTGAALIAAVAAEAEKQASSAKRGKKSKIAKKPDGAAPKAEASAKPGTKPATVRHANAKPEAAAKPAPAATSAEKKPAAKPAAAKPVAAKPVAAKPAAVGDKPAPKPAKPNAAAKPKGENKPAG from the coding sequence GTGCATCTTCTTCGCCCGCTGCTTCGCAGCCCGTCGCTCACCTGGATTCTCGTTGCGGCAGCGCTTGCCGTCGTGACGCCGCGCGCCGCGCACGCCGAAGCGCTGCTGGTCGTCGAAGCCGACACCGGCAAGGTCCTGCAGGCCGACAACGCGACGATGCCCTGGTATCCGGCTTCCGTGACCAAGATCATGACCGCCTATGTCACGCTGAAGGCGGTGAAGGAAGGACGCCTCTCGCTCGACACGCTGCTTACGGTGTCGCCGGTCGCCGCCGCGGAGTCGCCGTCCAAGATGGGTTTTCCTCCGGGCACCCAGGTCACCGTCGATAACGCGCTCAAGATGATGATGGTGAAGTCGGCCAACGACATGGCCGTGGTGCTCGCCGAAGGCGTCGGCGGATCGGTCGACGGTTTCTCCGGCATGATGAACCAGACCGCGCGGAAGCTCGGCATGACGCAGACGAGCTACGTCAATCCGAACGGCCTGCCGGCGGACGGACAGGTCACCTCGGCGCGCGATCTCGCGATGCTGGCGCGCGCCTACATCCGCGACCTGCCGGAATACGAATACTTCATGCATATCCCCTCGATCCGTTACGGCCGCAGGGTGACGCAGAACTTCAACAAGCTGATCGGGCGCTATCCCGGCGCCGACGGTTTCAAGACCGGCTTCATCTGCGCTTCCGGCTACAATCTGGTCGCCTCCGCGACGCGTAACGGCAAGCGGCTGATCGCCGTCGTGCTCGGCTCATCGTCGGGTCATGCGCGCGCGGTGCGCGCGGCGCAATTGCTGGAGCGCGGCTTTGGCGGCGGGCTGGGCTGGCTGAAGCCTGCGCTCGGCACCGTCGACAGTCTGGTTCCTGTCGATGCGACGCCGCCGAACCTGCGCGAGGAGATGTGCGGCGGCAAGCGCAAGCGTCCGGCGACAGACGAAGACCCGGATGTCGTGGCCAGCAACGGCAACGCTTCGACCGGTGAGACCGCGGTCTCATTCTTCACGGCGGGGCTACAGCACCCGATCAAGCCGGCGGATCTGCTGGCGGCCGCGGCGGAGCCCTCCGAACCCGTTCCGGTATACACTGGCCCGACCAAGACCGGCGCCGCCCTGATCGCGGCCGTTGCGGCGGAGGCCGAGAAGCAGGCGTCGTCGGCCAAGCGCGGCAAGAAATCGAAGATCGCAAAGAAGCCTGATGGCGCGGCGCCAAAGGCTGAAGCCAGCGCGAAGCCGGGCACCAAGCCTGCTACGGTCAGGCACGCAAACGCCAAGCCGGAGGCCGCCGCCAAGCCGGCCCCTGCCGCCACATCGGCCGAAAAAAAGCCGGCCGCCAAACCCGCGGCCGCAAAGCCCGTAGCCGCCAAGCCCGTAGCCGCCAAGCCTGCGGCCGTCGGGGACAAGCCGGCGCCGAAGCCGGCCAAGCCCAATGCCGCCGCTAAACCCAAGGGCGAAAACAAGCCGGCTGGTTAA
- the hisE gene encoding phosphoribosyl-ATP diphosphatase, with protein sequence MSDSLERLYQAVIAARDLDPATSRTARLFQRGPSKMAKKLAEEAIEVVIDAVNGKTDAVIRESADLLYNLTVLWASAGVKPADVWREMERREDLLGIAEKLPKAVKAPKSAPAKSLPKATAVPARRRIVALEGRSLRKRH encoded by the coding sequence ATGAGTGATTCGCTGGAGCGGCTTTATCAGGCTGTCATCGCGGCCCGGGATCTCGATCCGGCAACGTCGCGCACGGCCCGGCTGTTTCAGCGCGGCCCCTCCAAGATGGCCAAGAAGCTCGCCGAGGAAGCCATCGAAGTCGTGATCGACGCCGTCAACGGCAAGACCGACGCGGTGATCCGGGAGAGCGCCGACCTGCTCTACAACCTCACCGTCCTCTGGGCATCGGCCGGCGTGAAGCCCGCCGACGTCTGGCGCGAGATGGAGCGACGCGAGGACCTGCTCGGTATTGCCGAAAAGCTGCCGAAGGCGGTCAAGGCGCCGAAATCGGCTCCAGCCAAGTCGCTGCCCAAGGCGACGGCAGTCCCGGCCAGGCGGCGAATTGTCGCGCTGGAAGGCCGTTCTTTGCGCAAGCGGCACTAA
- a CDS encoding ABC transporter substrate-binding protein: MRAIRTNAIRSLLSVLLAYLAGFCAVAGFTTNGARAADEPRPPLQIHFSLDRPIDAAAAPFVMAAHGGLFSAEALAVTTNIASGSSDAIARVAAGTSDFAMVDINALMRFRDKDKQGGPRIKAVFVLFNKAPYAIIARKSRGVRMLSDIEGKTLGVAEGDLSVRLWPAVAQQNGIKLKHVKQSSISAAVREPMLSAGQIDAVTGFSYLSAINLRDRGVPADDLAVLKFADYGCEAYGFAIIVNPALAAAKPEAVKGFVRAVIGGLNLTVKDPAAAATEVANRMDGGAKDLELERLQTILRDNILTSEVKRNGIGAIDQARFERSIDQVAEDFKFQKRPQASDIFDDQFLPPSNGRQVN, translated from the coding sequence ATGCGTGCGATCAGGACCAACGCCATCCGCTCTCTCCTGAGCGTTCTCCTGGCTTACCTTGCCGGCTTCTGCGCCGTTGCGGGGTTTACGACAAACGGCGCCCGCGCCGCGGACGAACCCCGGCCTCCGCTCCAGATCCACTTCTCGCTCGACCGGCCGATCGACGCCGCGGCGGCGCCGTTCGTGATGGCGGCCCATGGCGGCCTGTTCAGTGCCGAGGCACTTGCGGTCACCACCAACATTGCCAGCGGATCGTCGGACGCGATCGCGCGTGTCGCGGCAGGCACCAGCGATTTTGCGATGGTCGACATCAACGCCTTGATGCGGTTTCGCGACAAGGACAAGCAGGGCGGCCCCAGGATCAAGGCGGTGTTCGTGCTGTTCAACAAGGCGCCCTACGCGATCATCGCCCGCAAGAGCCGCGGCGTCCGCATGCTGTCGGACATCGAGGGCAAGACTCTCGGCGTCGCCGAGGGCGACCTGTCGGTCCGGTTGTGGCCGGCGGTGGCGCAACAGAACGGCATCAAGCTCAAGCACGTGAAACAGAGCAGCATCAGCGCCGCCGTGCGCGAGCCGATGCTGTCGGCGGGCCAGATCGATGCCGTGACCGGCTTCTCCTATCTCTCGGCGATCAATCTGCGGGACCGCGGCGTGCCGGCCGACGATCTGGCGGTGCTGAAATTCGCAGACTATGGCTGCGAGGCCTATGGCTTCGCCATTATCGTCAATCCGGCCCTGGCGGCCGCCAAGCCCGAGGCGGTGAAGGGCTTCGTACGAGCCGTGATCGGCGGCCTGAATCTTACGGTCAAGGACCCCGCAGCCGCCGCGACCGAGGTCGCCAACCGCATGGACGGCGGCGCAAAGGACCTCGAGCTCGAGCGCCTGCAAACCATCCTGCGCGACAACATCCTGACCAGCGAAGTGAAACGCAACGGCATCGGCGCGATCGATCAGGCGCGCTTCGAGCGCTCGATCGATCAGGTCGCGGAAGATTTCAAGTTTCAGAAGCGACCGCAGGCGTCGGACATTTTCGACGACCAGTTCCTGCCCCCATCCAACGGGCGGCAGGTTAACTGA
- a CDS encoding peroxiredoxin has product MTIQVGDKLPEAKFRVMTAEGPQVKTTDDIFKGKKVALFAVPGAYTGTCHKMHLPSIFLNAYAIKDKGVNTIAIVSVNDAFVMNAWKRDTDQRDEAVFLADGNADFTKAIGMELDASGNGLGIRSKRYSMLVDDGVVKKLNLEPAPGKVEVSGGDTLLGQL; this is encoded by the coding sequence ATGACGATCCAAGTTGGCGACAAGCTGCCGGAAGCCAAGTTTCGCGTGATGACGGCGGAAGGCCCGCAGGTCAAAACCACCGACGATATTTTCAAGGGCAAGAAGGTGGCGCTGTTCGCGGTGCCCGGCGCCTACACCGGCACCTGCCACAAGATGCACCTGCCGAGCATCTTCCTCAACGCCTATGCCATCAAGGACAAGGGTGTGAACACCATCGCCATCGTCTCCGTCAACGACGCTTTCGTCATGAACGCCTGGAAGCGCGATACCGACCAGCGCGACGAAGCCGTGTTCCTCGCCGACGGCAATGCCGACTTCACCAAGGCGATCGGCATGGAGCTCGACGCCTCCGGCAACGGGCTGGGCATCCGCTCCAAGCGCTATTCGATGCTGGTGGATGACGGCGTGGTGAAGAAGCTCAACCTCGAGCCGGCGCCTGGCAAGGTGGAAGTCTCCGGCGGCGATACGCTGCTGGGACAGCTGTAA
- a CDS encoding DUF924 family protein, protein MTEISVAPADILAFWRDAGPSRWYTGDDAFDADVRRRYLGLWQRAAAGELSSWEASDDGALALVIVLDQFPRNMFRGDVKTYASDAQAREVAHRAIARGVDARIDSALREFLYLPLMHSEHLPDQLRCIELSRTAGHAENLKWAEHHADIIRRFGRFPHRNHILGRASTPEEQAFLDEGGFSP, encoded by the coding sequence ATGACCGAGATCAGCGTCGCGCCGGCCGACATTCTGGCCTTCTGGCGCGACGCCGGCCCCAGCCGCTGGTACACGGGCGACGATGCGTTCGACGCCGATGTGCGCCGGCGTTATCTGGGCCTGTGGCAGAGAGCGGCGGCCGGCGAATTATCGTCATGGGAAGCGAGCGATGACGGCGCGCTGGCGCTCGTCATCGTGCTCGACCAGTTTCCGCGCAACATGTTCCGCGGCGATGTCAAAACCTATGCCAGCGACGCCCAGGCGCGCGAAGTGGCACATCGCGCCATCGCGCGCGGTGTCGACGCGCGGATCGATTCCGCTTTGCGCGAATTCCTCTATCTGCCCCTGATGCATTCGGAGCACCTGCCCGACCAGTTGCGCTGCATCGAGCTGTCACGCACGGCCGGGCATGCCGAGAACCTGAAATGGGCCGAACACCACGCCGATATCATCCGCCGCTTCGGCCGCTTTCCCCATCGCAACCACATTTTGGGCCGCGCGAGTACGCCCGAGGAGCAGGCCTTTTTGGACGAAGGCGGCTTTTCGCCCTGA
- a CDS encoding glucan ABC transporter ATP-binding protein/ permease, producing MSMLRLYTRVLELLGKEARLGWILAVANLLLAGAQFAEPVLFGKIVDVLSGKPQTGPLATNSAWPLLAAWVGFGLFTIACSALVALHADKLAHRQRQAVLTDYFEHIMQLPLTFHTGTHSGRLMKVMLNGTDALWRLWLGFFREHFAAILSLVVLLPLALYINWRLAILLFALCVVFTVLTTMVVRKTYGMQSEVEAQYSDLSARASDALGNVALVQSFVRIDAEVQGLRFVADKLLAAQMPVLGWWALVTVITRASTTITVLAIFTVGIYLHAQGQTTVGEIVMFVSFATMLIQKLEQVVSFINSVFMEAPRLQEFFDVLDAVPAVRDRPGAVDTGRLSGLIEFHDVSFSYDGKRPAVEDVSFTALPGQTIALVGSTGAGKSTAIALLHRAFDPQSGIIKIDGMDIRALKLTALRRNIGVVFQEALLFNRSISDNLLVGKPDATEEEMRLAATRAQALDFIERSEKKFDTHAGERGRMLSGGERQRLSIARALLKDPPILILDEATSALDAVTEAKVNAALDEVMKGRTTFVIAHRLSTIRNATRILMFDNGRVIESGTFDELVAKGGRFAELAKAQFMVQESARA from the coding sequence ATGTCCATGCTGCGCCTTTACACCCGTGTCCTCGAGCTGCTCGGCAAGGAGGCGCGGCTGGGCTGGATTCTCGCGGTCGCCAATCTTCTGCTGGCCGGCGCGCAATTCGCCGAGCCGGTGCTGTTCGGCAAGATCGTCGACGTGCTGTCGGGCAAGCCGCAGACCGGGCCGCTGGCAACGAATTCGGCCTGGCCGCTGCTGGCGGCGTGGGTAGGCTTCGGCCTCTTCACCATCGCGTGCAGCGCGCTGGTCGCGCTCCATGCCGACAAGCTGGCGCACCGGCAGCGCCAGGCGGTGCTGACCGATTATTTCGAGCATATCATGCAACTGCCGCTGACCTTCCACACCGGCACCCATTCCGGGCGGCTGATGAAGGTGATGCTGAACGGCACCGACGCGCTGTGGCGGCTCTGGCTCGGATTCTTCCGCGAGCATTTTGCGGCGATCCTGTCGCTGGTGGTGCTGCTGCCGCTCGCGCTCTACATCAACTGGCGGCTGGCGATCCTGCTGTTCGCGCTCTGCGTGGTCTTCACGGTGCTGACCACGATGGTGGTGCGCAAGACTTACGGCATGCAGAGCGAGGTCGAGGCGCAGTACAGCGATCTCTCCGCGCGCGCGTCCGATGCGCTCGGCAACGTCGCACTGGTGCAGAGCTTCGTGCGGATCGATGCGGAAGTGCAGGGCCTGCGCTTCGTCGCCGACAAGCTGCTCGCCGCGCAGATGCCGGTGCTGGGCTGGTGGGCGCTGGTCACCGTCATCACCCGCGCTTCCACCACCATCACCGTGCTCGCGATCTTTACCGTCGGCATCTACCTGCACGCGCAGGGACAGACGACGGTCGGCGAGATCGTGATGTTCGTGAGTTTTGCGACCATGCTGATCCAGAAGCTCGAACAGGTGGTGAGCTTCATCAACAGCGTGTTCATGGAGGCGCCGCGCCTGCAGGAATTCTTCGACGTGCTGGACGCGGTGCCGGCGGTGCGCGACCGGCCCGGCGCGGTCGATACCGGGCGGCTCTCCGGCCTCATCGAGTTTCACGACGTCTCGTTTTCCTATGACGGCAAGCGGCCCGCGGTCGAAGACGTTTCGTTCACCGCCCTGCCTGGCCAGACCATCGCGCTGGTCGGCTCGACCGGCGCCGGCAAGTCAACCGCAATCGCGCTCCTGCATCGCGCCTTCGACCCGCAATCCGGCATCATCAAGATCGACGGCATGGATATCCGCGCGCTGAAGCTGACCGCACTGCGGCGGAACATCGGCGTGGTGTTCCAGGAGGCGCTGCTGTTCAATCGCTCGATTTCAGACAATCTGCTCGTCGGCAAACCCGATGCGACCGAGGAGGAAATGCGCCTCGCCGCAACCCGCGCGCAGGCCCTCGACTTCATCGAGCGCAGCGAAAAGAAGTTCGACACCCATGCCGGCGAGCGCGGCCGCATGCTGTCCGGCGGCGAGCGCCAGCGCCTGTCGATCGCCCGCGCGCTGTTGAAGGACCCGCCGATCCTGATCCTGGATGAGGCCACCAGCGCGCTCGATGCCGTCACCGAGGCCAAGGTCAACGCGGCCCTCGACGAGGTCATGAAGGGCCGCACCACCTTCGTGATCGCGCACCGGCTTTCGACCATCCGCAACGCCACCAGGATCCTGATGTTCGACAATGGCCGGGTGATCGAAAGCGGAACTTTCGACGAACTGGTAGCCAAGGGCGGACGTTTTGCGGAACTCGCCAAGGCCCAGTTCATGGTGCAGGAGAGCGCACGCGCCTGA
- a CDS encoding homoserine kinase: MAVYTDVAAEDLAEFLKGYDIGELLSYKGIAEGVENSNFLMHTSQGAFILTLYEKRVAVDDLPYFLSLMAHLAERGVRCPQPARNRKGEVYSELAGRPAAIINFLEGMWPRRPTAAHCTGVGEALAKMHLAGHDFPMCRKNPLSVEGWRPLFDLAAPRADSVAPGLQDFIARELDHLEACWPKDLPLGVIHADLFPDNVFFLGDRLSGLIDFPFSCNDILAYDVAICLNAWCFEPDHSFNVTKARALLNSYGRERQLSEAEQEALPLLARGAALRFLLTRLVDFLNVPPGALVKPKDPLEYVRKLRFHQNVASVRDYGLTQPGYVA; encoded by the coding sequence ATGGCGGTTTACACCGACGTCGCCGCCGAAGACCTCGCGGAGTTCCTGAAGGGCTATGACATCGGCGAATTGCTCTCCTACAAGGGCATCGCCGAGGGCGTCGAGAATTCCAACTTCCTGATGCATACGAGCCAGGGCGCCTTCATCCTTACGCTCTATGAAAAGCGCGTGGCGGTGGACGACCTGCCGTATTTCCTGTCGCTGATGGCGCATCTGGCGGAGCGCGGCGTGCGTTGTCCGCAGCCGGCCCGAAACCGCAAGGGCGAGGTCTACAGCGAACTGGCCGGCCGTCCGGCGGCGATCATCAATTTCCTCGAAGGCATGTGGCCGCGACGGCCGACCGCCGCGCATTGTACCGGTGTCGGCGAGGCGCTGGCGAAAATGCATCTGGCCGGTCACGACTTTCCGATGTGTCGGAAGAACCCGTTGTCGGTCGAGGGCTGGCGGCCGCTGTTCGATCTCGCGGCACCGCGCGCCGACAGCGTCGCACCAGGCTTGCAGGACTTCATCGCGCGCGAGCTCGATCATCTCGAGGCGTGCTGGCCGAAAGACCTGCCGCTCGGCGTCATTCATGCCGACCTGTTTCCCGACAACGTTTTCTTCCTCGGCGACAGACTGTCGGGGCTGATCGACTTCCCGTTTTCCTGCAACGACATCCTGGCCTACGACGTCGCGATCTGCCTGAACGCGTGGTGCTTCGAGCCGGATCATTCCTTCAACGTCACCAAGGCCAGGGCGCTGCTCAATTCTTACGGCCGCGAGCGGCAATTGTCCGAGGCCGAACAGGAAGCGCTGCCGCTGCTGGCGCGCGGCGCGGCGCTGCGCTTTTTGCTGACGCGGCTTGTCGACTTCCTCAACGTGCCGCCGGGCGCATTGGTGAAGCCGAAGGACCCGCTCGAATATGTCCGCAAGCTGCGCTTCCACCAGAATGTCGCAAGCGTGCGCGACTACGGCCTGACCCAGCCGGGATACGTCGCTTGA